The genomic interval ggaaagcaggacAAGCAGAAGCCTCAGGTGGCCACGTTTGCCTCCCCCCttggcaggagggctgcagggaccccgAGGCCTCTGGAAACgctggccagcagctccaggggacaCTTGGCCTGGGGAGGCACTCGCTGGACGCGCGGCCCCGCTCTAGCAGGGCAGGCACCTGCGGCCGCAGTAGCGACCACCGAGGCCAGAGATCCCCGAGAGCCCAAAGCCCCCCGAGTTGATGGGGACCCCAGACTCGCTGAGGATGCTGCCCACGGCGGCGGAGGTGGAGGATCCCACGGCGgtgttctgggggaaggagctgaggatgggccCGGGCAGGGTGACCACCACGGGGGACGGCTCGATGATGACCCGCGAGTCCTGGCACTGCCGCACACAGGGCTCGTTGCAGCTGTTGGCCAGCGGGGTGGGGCCGCAGGGCCGGCACAGGTCGTagcaggacatggctggggctggagcagctcctggagaaggcacaggCAGAACTTGAGGCACGGcctcagcaggagaaggagcagaggctgagggaagggacaggaacagggaggaTGAAAGGATCAGGAGCCCCATCCCCTCGGCTTCCTGCAAAGAACCCAAGAGCTTCTCCCAGCTCCTCgcagtgagcagaggctgggagcaggatcTGGGAGCAAAGTTCTCAACAGGAGCTTCACAGCAGCAAGGCCAGAGATGAAGGCAAAgacaaagagaaggagaagagggaggCAAAGGCCCTTGCAGCTCACCTGTGTCACCgaggaggagaaggcaggagaggTGGATGAGGGATCCTCACTTGCTCTGCCTTTTATACTCTCCCACACAGCCCCGAGCCCACGGGCACCCTCAGCACAGGGAACGTGTTTACCAAGCTCATCCTGAATGCAAAACATCCCCATTAGAGAAATGGGGACACTGCAATGctgctttttcatttccctgtgCAGGACATGCCCAGTCAGCCTCCCAGGCTCCTTTCAAGTGCCAGGATTAGAGGCCAAAACGTGTCTGGGGGCAGTGCCACGTCAGCAGGGCCGGGTGATGCAGCTGGTGTTGGGGACTGTCCTATTTCACCAGGGGACTCCAGGCCCTTTGCCCTCCAGGGCCTCACTTTTGGACTCCCAGAATGGTCAGGGCATTTTTTCTGGCATCCCTAAAATAACAAGTCAcactttaaaatgtgttttctgggACAGGAGTCACCTCATCCGCTGGGTAACCAAATACTCGAGTCCAGCAGAGGTGGGTGTAAACTTCCCTGTCACTTGGACACTCTGAAGAATCAGGGATTTCACATCCAGACAAATCCACGTGCTCTT from Haemorhous mexicanus isolate bHaeMex1 chromosome 31, bHaeMex1.pri, whole genome shotgun sequence carries:
- the LOC132340242 gene encoding feather beta keratin-like is translated as MSCYDLCRPCGPTPLANSCNEPCVRQCQDSRVIIEPSPVVVTLPGPILSSFPQNTAVGSSTSAAVGSILSESGVPINSGGFGLSGISGLGGRYCGRRCLPC